A genomic stretch from Bacillus sp. N1-1 includes:
- a CDS encoding YppE family protein, whose amino-acid sequence MQNTQKLRELTKKLLEINEEARVQYTTRTHLDDYKVNFYEEVKPFADRALMLLQDWEPLAREWVMHNKPKYLYPIQIKNTFENIEMISVVAWQKDTGPKKFNERVQSVEYVLEKLMEEVK is encoded by the coding sequence ATGCAAAATACACAAAAATTACGTGAATTGACTAAGAAGTTATTAGAAATAAATGAAGAAGCAAGAGTGCAATATACAACGCGCACACACCTTGATGATTATAAGGTGAATTTTTATGAAGAAGTGAAACCATTTGCAGATCGAGCATTAATGCTTCTTCAGGATTGGGAGCCTTTAGCGAGGGAGTGGGTTATGCACAATAAACCTAAATATTTGTATCCAATTCAAATTAAGAATACGTTTGAAAATATTGAAATGATTTCGGTTGTAGCCTGGCAAAAAGATACAGGGCCAAAAAAATTCAATGAGCGGGTACAATCGGTTGAATATGTGTTAGAAAAGTTAATGGAGGAAGTGAAATAA
- a CDS encoding 5'(3')-deoxyribonucleotidase — MKTILIDMDSVICDLMSEWHRRYNEDYQDNLSVENLMCWRSEDYVKSECGEKIYEYLDQPGIFLHLKPLPYAIEVLERLSLNYDVLIVTSSRTYAYTEKEQWVEKHLPFIGKNNLIFSHRKEMIRGDLLFDDAPHNLIAFKNTGRTAIAMNYPYNASIDVPRVNNWLEFEKWLLTWK; from the coding sequence ATGAAAACCATTTTAATTGATATGGACTCTGTCATTTGTGATTTGATGTCAGAATGGCATCGCAGGTATAACGAAGATTATCAAGACAATCTTTCTGTTGAAAACCTTATGTGCTGGCGCTCTGAAGATTATGTGAAAAGCGAATGTGGAGAGAAAATATATGAGTACCTGGATCAACCCGGTATCTTCCTGCACTTAAAACCTCTTCCATATGCGATCGAAGTTCTTGAACGACTCTCTTTAAATTATGATGTCCTAATTGTAACTAGCAGCCGTACATATGCTTATACCGAAAAAGAACAGTGGGTTGAGAAGCACCTCCCTTTTATCGGTAAGAATAATTTGATTTTCTCTCATCGAAAAGAAATGATTCGCGGTGACTTATTGTTTGATGATGCCCCGCATAATCTGATTGCCTTTAAAAATACTGGCAGAACAGCGATCGCCATGAATTATCCTTATAATGCTAGCATTGATGTTCCTCGTGTTAACAATTGGCTAGAGTTTGAGAAATGGCTTTTAACATGGAAGTGA
- a CDS encoding DNA alkylation repair protein — translation MTAYLCPRCKTNRMRFNKIEQKATSVKLDPESGEVVSVMEEGKADPFHMEYKGPNVRVQCAACGEIGDEETFIQFAKSHPRHS, via the coding sequence ATGACAGCATATTTGTGTCCAAGATGTAAGACGAATCGAATGAGATTTAATAAAATTGAGCAAAAAGCAACTTCTGTGAAGTTAGATCCAGAGTCAGGAGAAGTGGTTTCTGTTATGGAGGAAGGAAAAGCGGATCCTTTTCATATGGAATACAAAGGACCAAATGTTCGAGTTCAATGTGCTGCATGTGGTGAAATTGGAGATGAAGAAACGTTTATTCAATTTGCTAAATCTCACCCGCGTCATTCCTAA
- a CDS encoding MerR family transcriptional regulator, with product MLLKTKQVSDELGVNPTTVQRWVKYFDLACEKNELGHFLFSSETVEELKSIKNDLRRGYSMEKIKSSGTSGSQEQVMVSPERFEQRLDRFSVRLEQLERQLEEKANEVITVQVLQHRTELDELMQKINMLEEKLIELEDHTSIQEAVGQSTGKGKRPWIMSLFSF from the coding sequence ATGTTATTGAAAACAAAGCAGGTTTCAGATGAACTTGGTGTAAACCCTACTACTGTTCAAAGGTGGGTAAAGTATTTTGATTTAGCATGTGAGAAGAATGAACTCGGACATTTTCTTTTTTCGAGCGAAACAGTTGAGGAACTAAAATCGATTAAAAATGATTTAAGAAGGGGTTACTCAATGGAAAAAATCAAATCATCAGGAACGAGCGGTTCACAAGAACAGGTTATGGTATCTCCAGAACGGTTTGAACAAAGACTAGATCGTTTTTCAGTAAGATTGGAACAGCTTGAGCGTCAGTTAGAGGAAAAAGCGAATGAAGTGATTACTGTGCAAGTTCTACAGCACCGAACAGAACTAGATGAATTAATGCAAAAAATAAACATGTTGGAAGAAAAATTGATTGAGCTTGAAGATCACACGTCTATACAAGAGGCAGTAGGTCAGTCGACGGGCAAAGGAAAGCGTCCCTGGATCATGAGTCTGTTCAGTTTCTAG
- a CDS encoding NAD(P)/FAD-dependent oxidoreductase: MEQKKDLLIIGGGPAGISAAIWAKRLGLNHLLLEEKNDLGGQLNTIYNQIVDYPGMIAPNGQYLQKKLTEHAHKINFDFALNSAVTSIDWKKKILKTTADDTYEFRSLLIATGSSPRKLHVPGEQEMIDQKEVYSATRDKTKFINKDVAVIGGGDRAFEGALLLAEAGSRVTLIHRSDHFRARQEYKDPVIEHENISILTGTIVTGIKGKGRKVLSLSNEDFHETIEVDGVFIRIGVQANTGPYSEGIAIDDEGYIKCNAYGETSLPYVYAAGDVCTRPLLSSIASAVGQGMTAVKQLSFFLEN; encoded by the coding sequence ATGGAACAAAAAAAAGATCTCTTAATTATTGGGGGAGGACCAGCTGGTATTTCAGCTGCCATATGGGCAAAACGTCTCGGACTGAATCATTTGTTACTTGAAGAAAAGAATGATCTTGGTGGTCAATTAAATACAATCTACAATCAAATTGTCGATTACCCTGGCATGATCGCACCAAACGGCCAATATCTTCAGAAAAAACTTACTGAACATGCCCACAAAATAAATTTTGACTTTGCTTTAAATTCAGCTGTTACGTCAATTGATTGGAAGAAGAAAATTCTTAAAACAACCGCCGATGATACATATGAATTTCGCTCTTTGCTCATTGCTACAGGATCATCACCTAGAAAACTCCATGTTCCTGGTGAACAGGAAATGATCGACCAGAAAGAAGTATATTCAGCTACTCGAGATAAAACTAAATTTATTAACAAGGATGTAGCAGTAATTGGCGGAGGCGATCGAGCTTTTGAGGGTGCCTTACTACTTGCTGAGGCTGGCTCTCGAGTAACCCTTATTCATCGTTCTGATCATTTTAGAGCTCGTCAAGAATATAAAGATCCTGTGATAGAGCATGAAAACATCTCGATCCTTACCGGAACAATCGTAACTGGAATTAAAGGAAAAGGTAGAAAAGTTTTATCCTTATCTAATGAAGATTTTCATGAAACAATTGAAGTGGATGGTGTGTTTATTCGAATTGGTGTCCAAGCAAATACCGGACCTTACAGTGAAGGAATTGCAATTGATGACGAAGGCTATATAAAATGCAATGCATATGGTGAAACTTCACTTCCCTACGTGTATGCTGCTGGAGATGTTTGTACGCGCCCACTTTTGTCTAGCATCGCTTCTGCAGTTGGTCAGGGAATGACGGCTGTGAAACAATTATCGTTTTTTCTAGAAAATTAA
- a CDS encoding D-alanyl-D-alanine carboxypeptidase family protein, giving the protein MSLKHIAHLIVVICLTTSFIPVVTFAKETPTIRSETAILIDGKTGQVLYEKNSSAEMYPASITKIATALMAVKSNEMDEMVTVSENARAAEGTRVYLKEGETVPLDKLVKGMMINSGNDAAIAIAEHLSGDVESFSNELNEFLRQEVGVQNTHFVNPNGLFDKEHLTTAKDMAKITQYAMKNEEFRSLFGMKQMTWSGEDWETTLINHHRLLLDYDFVTGGKNGYVSKSGFTLVTTASKGDQELIAVTMKATDDKIAYQDTLNLLNYGFTAFTPVEFEKGTELGVVNQKKYSLSEDITLYQNDDYPIDLTLSNENQLESVGNSNHSILDSELLTTTSLESNVPEEKSEAKPVAQVKDEETESILSSSTILYLGIGIFLFIIICLIFGRSNTSVKRHRTFP; this is encoded by the coding sequence ATGAGTCTAAAACACATTGCGCATCTTATTGTCGTTATCTGCTTAACAACGAGTTTTATTCCTGTCGTAACATTTGCTAAAGAAACGCCAACCATTAGAAGTGAGACCGCGATCCTTATTGATGGAAAGACAGGACAGGTTCTCTATGAGAAAAACAGCTCAGCAGAAATGTATCCTGCAAGTATTACGAAAATAGCGACCGCATTAATGGCAGTAAAGTCCAATGAAATGGATGAGATGGTTACTGTTAGCGAAAATGCACGAGCAGCAGAGGGCACGAGAGTTTATTTAAAGGAAGGAGAAACAGTTCCATTAGATAAATTAGTGAAGGGTATGATGATTAATTCAGGAAATGATGCCGCAATTGCTATTGCAGAGCATTTGAGCGGAGATGTGGAATCGTTTTCTAATGAGTTAAATGAATTTTTAAGACAAGAAGTAGGCGTTCAGAACACTCACTTTGTAAATCCTAATGGTCTTTTTGATAAAGAGCATCTTACGACTGCAAAGGATATGGCAAAAATAACCCAGTATGCGATGAAAAATGAAGAGTTTCGCTCACTATTTGGAATGAAACAAATGACGTGGAGCGGGGAAGACTGGGAGACGACCCTTATTAATCACCATCGCCTCTTACTTGATTATGATTTCGTTACTGGTGGAAAAAATGGCTATGTATCAAAATCTGGCTTTACCCTGGTCACGACAGCTTCGAAAGGTGATCAAGAATTAATTGCTGTTACGATGAAAGCAACTGATGACAAAATAGCTTATCAGGATACATTAAATCTTCTTAATTACGGCTTTACTGCCTTTACACCGGTTGAGTTTGAGAAGGGAACTGAACTTGGCGTTGTAAATCAAAAAAAATACAGTCTTTCAGAGGATATTACTCTGTATCAAAATGACGATTATCCGATTGATCTTACATTATCAAACGAAAACCAACTCGAGAGTGTCGGAAATTCAAATCATTCAATTCTGGATTCAGAGTTATTAACGACAACTTCTTTAGAAAGTAACGTTCCAGAGGAAAAAAGTGAAGCTAAACCTGTTGCACAAGTTAAGGATGAGGAAACAGAATCCATTCTTTCAAGTAGCACGATCCTTTATCTAGGGATTGGCATTTTTCTCTTCATTATCATTTGTTTGATTTTTGGAAGAAGCAATACTTCTGTTAAAAGACATCGTACGTTTCCATAA
- a CDS encoding YjcZ family sporulation protein, producing the protein MPCHRPAGNGFALIVVLFILLIIVGTAFIKC; encoded by the coding sequence ATGCCTTGTCATCGACCTGCCGGAAATGGATTTGCGCTAATCGTCGTTCTTTTCATCCTGCTTATCATCGTAGGAACAGCGTTTATTAAATGCTAG
- a CDS encoding alpha/beta-type small acid-soluble spore protein yields MANNNSSNNLVVPGVQQALDQMKYEIASEFGVQLGPDSTARSNGSVGGEITKRLVQMAEQQMGGGSY; encoded by the coding sequence ATGGCAAACAACAATAGCTCAAACAATCTGGTAGTCCCTGGTGTACAACAAGCTTTAGATCAAATGAAGTACGAAATTGCAAGTGAATTCGGCGTTCAACTTGGTCCAGACTCCACTGCTCGCTCTAACGGTTCTGTTGGAGGAGAAATCACAAAACGTCTTGTCCAAATGGCTGAACAGCAAATGGGCGGCGGAAGCTACTAA
- a CDS encoding sodium:alanine symporter family protein yields the protein MDAILNAITEFSAFIWGYPMMILLLGGGLFLTIRLGFFQILFFPHALKHTIGKVFKKEKGDGTISPFQAFASALASTAGATNIVGVPVAIAFGGPGAIFWMWVVSIIGMSTKFSEIVLGIKYREEDKNGVYVGGPMYYIRKGLGWKFASSLFAFGLMIEIIPSVMVQTNSISTLSESAFGLPTWLTGVILIILITAVVFGGIRRIGAVAEKIVPFMVLTYIAGAIGVMIINIEEFPNVISLIFVHAFQPISAAGGFAGAGFAAAVRWGLARGLYSNEAGMGTASIAHSAAHTPHPCRQGLWGIFSVFIDTIVLCTVTAFTVLLSGAWKDVKPSNAADMVSDAFSGLMGPTWGPIFVSSLLLIFVISTIGVLVFYGEKQAEYLFGIPFSRVMRFVYILSIFVGAIGGLQFVWELVDITLALFVVPNVIAILFLSKEVKELTDDYKFNFLKQAQTKDKGISS from the coding sequence ATGGACGCTATTTTAAATGCAATAACCGAGTTTTCCGCATTCATCTGGGGTTACCCAATGATGATCTTACTTTTAGGCGGAGGATTATTTCTAACAATAAGGTTAGGATTCTTTCAAATCCTGTTTTTTCCGCACGCCTTAAAACATACGATCGGTAAAGTATTCAAAAAAGAAAAAGGTGATGGCACCATTTCACCTTTCCAAGCATTTGCTTCAGCCCTTGCATCCACTGCTGGTGCAACGAACATAGTTGGGGTTCCTGTTGCCATTGCTTTCGGTGGACCTGGTGCGATTTTTTGGATGTGGGTAGTTTCTATTATTGGGATGTCGACCAAATTCTCAGAAATTGTGCTCGGCATCAAATATCGTGAAGAAGATAAAAACGGCGTTTATGTTGGTGGCCCTATGTACTACATAAGAAAAGGGTTAGGCTGGAAATTTGCCTCTTCTCTCTTCGCTTTTGGATTAATGATTGAAATCATTCCTAGTGTCATGGTACAAACAAACTCCATTTCAACACTTTCTGAAAGTGCTTTCGGTTTACCTACATGGCTTACTGGCGTTATTTTAATTATTCTGATTACCGCTGTTGTCTTTGGTGGAATTCGTAGAATAGGTGCAGTAGCTGAAAAAATCGTTCCATTTATGGTTCTTACATATATTGCTGGTGCGATCGGCGTCATGATTATTAATATTGAGGAATTCCCGAATGTAATAAGCCTAATTTTTGTCCACGCCTTTCAACCAATCTCTGCTGCAGGTGGATTTGCAGGTGCAGGCTTTGCTGCTGCGGTTAGATGGGGACTGGCTCGGGGACTTTATTCAAACGAAGCTGGGATGGGTACGGCATCAATCGCGCATTCTGCCGCACACACACCTCATCCTTGTAGACAGGGATTATGGGGCATTTTCAGCGTATTTATTGATACAATCGTCCTCTGTACCGTTACAGCCTTCACTGTACTTTTGTCAGGAGCTTGGAAAGATGTGAAGCCTTCTAATGCAGCTGATATGGTGTCTGATGCCTTCTCTGGATTAATGGGACCTACTTGGGGACCCATATTCGTTTCTTCTCTATTATTGATCTTTGTCATCAGTACGATTGGTGTACTCGTGTTTTACGGTGAAAAACAAGCTGAGTACTTATTTGGTATTCCTTTTTCTAGAGTGATGCGTTTCGTTTATATTCTTTCGATTTTTGTAGGGGCTATTGGTGGCCTTCAATTTGTTTGGGAGCTCGTTGATATTACACTCGCCTTGTTTGTTGTTCCGAACGTGATTGCCATTCTATTCCTTAGTAAGGAAGTAAAAGAACTAACCGACGATTATAAATTTAACTTCTTAAAGCAAGCTCAAACAAAAGATAAAGGCATTAGTTCATAG
- a CDS encoding DUF2515 family protein, protein MKNALEIIRQIRRETKKWNMDNISRTVFYHHYYQRNPEIKWAFLASMVSRNAGWSMCDLQGEWFPKALTKKQLINFFMTYERANWTIFDDAAPQLMLYEVSKRRNKSFFELGQKLGISDFILQEWEKFFQTGDEERLMTALIINEQHVIEAPVMEHHTYAKEVFHSFFFTIQDWFHFSTVLFPTMSGELYGLSVSRFRHTKDRIELGKKLAKLLFHPTHFDEFYRFATNTYPTGARFDYERYMNKKREGKMLRQVYPLIHHHRKERRDWYHGQSLVKKMLNNEITLPAELALSDWYEKKRSEIRVAVEIENLLIKKSRR, encoded by the coding sequence GTGAAAAACGCGTTGGAGATCATTCGTCAAATTAGAAGAGAAACGAAAAAGTGGAATATGGATAATATTTCACGTACCGTATTCTATCATCACTATTATCAACGGAATCCAGAAATCAAATGGGCATTTCTAGCTTCAATGGTTTCTCGGAATGCAGGTTGGAGTATGTGTGATTTACAGGGAGAGTGGTTTCCAAAAGCATTAACGAAGAAACAGTTAATCAACTTCTTCATGACATATGAACGAGCAAATTGGACAATATTTGATGATGCAGCGCCACAGCTTATGCTATACGAAGTTAGCAAAAGAAGAAACAAATCTTTTTTTGAGCTTGGACAAAAATTAGGAATATCGGATTTTATTTTGCAGGAATGGGAAAAGTTCTTCCAAACTGGTGATGAAGAGCGTTTAATGACGGCACTAATTATTAATGAACAGCATGTGATTGAAGCACCAGTAATGGAACATCATACCTATGCAAAAGAAGTTTTTCATTCTTTCTTTTTTACAATTCAAGATTGGTTTCATTTTAGTACTGTTCTTTTTCCAACTATGAGCGGTGAGTTATACGGTTTGTCGGTCAGTCGTTTCCGTCATACGAAAGATCGCATTGAGCTTGGAAAAAAATTGGCTAAACTGCTCTTTCATCCGACACATTTTGATGAGTTTTATCGTTTCGCTACAAATACGTATCCTACAGGGGCGCGATTTGACTATGAACGGTATATGAATAAAAAGCGAGAAGGCAAGATGTTACGTCAAGTTTATCCGCTCATTCATCATCATCGAAAAGAAAGACGCGATTGGTACCATGGGCAATCACTCGTAAAGAAAATGCTAAATAATGAAATAACGCTTCCAGCTGAACTTGCCTTATCGGATTGGTATGAAAAGAAAAGAAGCGAAATTCGTGTTGCTGTTGAAATAGAAAATTTGCTCATTAAAAAAAGCAGGAGATAA